In Microbacterium laevaniformans, a single window of DNA contains:
- a CDS encoding SDR family oxidoreductase: MSDLFDLSGRTALVTGSSRGLGQSLAAGLVDAGARVIVHGRSREGVADSAALLADRTSARVETVVFDVTDAAAVEAAIAELVARVGVPDILVNNAGIQRRAPFAEFSVADWDQVIATNLSSAFYVSRFVVPGMIARRSGKIINIASVQSALARQTIAPYSASKGGIAQLSRGMAADLARHGIQVNTLSPGYFATEMNAALVADEDFTAWVAQRTPAGRWGRVGELRGPLTFLASAASDFVSGQNLFVDGGMTAVV; encoded by the coding sequence TTGTCTGATCTGTTCGACCTCAGCGGGCGTACCGCCCTCGTCACCGGATCTTCGCGGGGGCTCGGACAGAGCCTGGCGGCGGGCCTGGTCGATGCGGGCGCGCGCGTGATCGTCCATGGGCGCAGCCGGGAGGGTGTCGCCGACAGCGCCGCCCTGCTGGCCGATCGGACGAGCGCGCGCGTCGAGACCGTCGTCTTCGATGTGACGGATGCCGCGGCCGTCGAGGCCGCGATCGCCGAGCTCGTCGCGCGCGTGGGCGTTCCCGACATCCTCGTCAACAACGCCGGCATCCAGCGTCGAGCGCCGTTCGCCGAGTTCTCGGTCGCGGACTGGGACCAGGTGATCGCCACCAACCTGTCCAGCGCGTTCTACGTGTCGCGCTTCGTCGTGCCGGGGATGATCGCACGCCGCTCGGGGAAGATCATCAACATCGCGTCGGTGCAGTCCGCGCTCGCGCGGCAGACGATCGCCCCCTACTCGGCGAGCAAGGGCGGCATCGCGCAGCTGTCGCGGGGCATGGCTGCCGATCTGGCGCGCCACGGCATCCAGGTCAACACGCTCTCGCCCGGCTACTTCGCCACCGAGATGAACGCTGCCCTCGTCGCCGACGAGGACTTCACCGCCTGGGTCGCCCAGCGCACCCCGGCTGGTCGGTGGGGGCGGGTCGGGGAGCTGCGCGGCCCCCTGACCTTCCTCGCCTCGGCGGCGAGCGACTTCGTGAGCGGACAGAACCTGTTCGTCGACGGCGGCATGACCGCGGTCGTGTGA
- a CDS encoding GntP family permease, which produces MQDWTQTLGAVPLLLIAAGAIALILILIIWARMHAFLVLVLVSLLTALATGIPIDGVGKVLIDSFSGTVGAVALLVGLGAMLGALVETSGGARVLAEKMVSVFGEKRAAFALGVASLIMGFPMFFDAGLIVMLPVIFAVGRRIGGKHMLLYGISAAAAFSVMHVFVPPHPGPITASETYGANLGLVLLIGIVVALPTWYLTGYLWATFTDKRIPLAIVDLFGGRDVEPTNPPKAGTVIGVLAIPLVLILLNTGMSALVSAGAVDGALVWVQALRLIGTSQIALLISVLVALFVLGTRRGVHGTALEKIVDSALGPICSVVLITGAGGMFGGVLRASGIGSALSDSLSSIGIPVIFAAYLIAVVLRVAQGSATVALVTAAGLVSPAVLAAGFSPLQVACVVLATAAGSVFAGHVNDSGFWLVGRLMGMDVKTTLKTWTVQQALESVVGFAFVLIIFGAVSLV; this is translated from the coding sequence ATGCAAGATTGGACGCAGACGCTCGGCGCCGTCCCGCTGCTGCTCATCGCAGCAGGCGCCATCGCGCTCATCCTCATCCTCATCATCTGGGCGCGCATGCACGCGTTCCTCGTGCTCGTGCTCGTTTCGCTCCTCACGGCGCTGGCGACTGGCATTCCGATCGACGGAGTCGGCAAAGTCCTCATCGACAGCTTCAGCGGCACTGTCGGCGCCGTCGCCCTGCTGGTCGGATTGGGCGCGATGCTGGGAGCTCTGGTGGAGACCTCCGGCGGTGCACGCGTGCTCGCGGAGAAGATGGTGTCCGTCTTCGGTGAGAAGCGGGCCGCATTCGCACTCGGTGTGGCCTCGCTCATCATGGGATTCCCGATGTTCTTCGACGCGGGACTCATCGTGATGCTCCCGGTGATCTTCGCCGTCGGACGACGCATCGGCGGCAAGCACATGCTCCTGTACGGCATCAGTGCCGCCGCCGCGTTCTCGGTCATGCACGTCTTCGTGCCGCCGCACCCCGGGCCCATCACGGCCAGCGAGACGTACGGGGCCAATCTCGGGCTCGTCCTCCTCATCGGTATCGTCGTCGCGCTGCCGACGTGGTACCTCACCGGCTACCTGTGGGCGACGTTCACCGACAAGCGCATCCCGCTTGCGATCGTCGACCTCTTCGGCGGCCGCGACGTCGAGCCCACCAACCCGCCCAAGGCCGGCACCGTCATCGGGGTGCTCGCGATCCCGCTCGTGCTGATCCTGCTCAACACGGGCATGTCCGCGCTCGTGTCCGCCGGGGCCGTGGACGGCGCGCTCGTCTGGGTGCAGGCGCTGCGCCTGATCGGCACCAGTCAGATCGCCCTGCTCATCTCCGTGCTCGTCGCCCTGTTCGTGCTGGGCACCCGACGCGGCGTGCACGGCACGGCGCTGGAGAAGATCGTCGACTCCGCCCTCGGGCCGATCTGCTCCGTCGTGCTCATCACGGGCGCCGGTGGCATGTTCGGCGGCGTGCTGCGGGCGTCGGGCATCGGCTCGGCGCTCTCGGACTCGCTGTCCTCGATCGGCATTCCGGTGATCTTCGCCGCCTACCTCATCGCGGTCGTCCTGCGCGTCGCACAGGGCTCGGCCACGGTGGCCCTGGTCACGGCGGCGGGCTTGGTCTCGCCCGCGGTGCTCGCAGCCGGCTTCAGCCCCCTGCAGGTGGCGTGCGTCGTTCTCGCCACCGCCGCCGGCTCCGTGTTCGCCGGGCATGTCAACGACTCCGGCTTCTGGCTGGTCGGTCGCCTCATGGGCATGGACGTGAAGACCACGCTGAAGACGTGGACGGTTCAGCAGGCCCTCGAGTCGGTCGTCGGCTTCGCCTTCGTGCTCATCATCTTCGGGGCGGTGTCCCTTGTCTGA